Within the Dryobates pubescens isolate bDryPub1 chromosome 2, bDryPub1.pri, whole genome shotgun sequence genome, the region ataatagaacagACTTATAGAATCATtatggttggaagaaacctctgagatcatcaagtccaactgtcaacccaacaccactatgtccactaaaccacatcctgaagtgccaagTCTACATTTTGGTTTTAACACTTCCGGAGACAGTGGCTCCACCAGCtacttgggcagcctgttccaattcctgaccactcttgcagtaaagaaatgtttcctaatatccaatctagatttcccctggcacaagtagagctcttttcctttcattcttcaCTTGATACAAGGGAGGAGAagccaacacccacctcactccaacctcctttcaggtagttgtcgaGAGCCacaaggtttcccctcagcctcctcttctccaacctgggtGAATCTTCGGGGCTGCGAGTGGGATCCTGCAATGGTAAGCAGAAAGCTTTTAGTTACCTGTTGTATGGAGGTGTAAAAGACTGATATCATCACCCTTGCTAAAAGCACAGACGCTATGAACAGAGGTTTGCTTCTGAGTAACAAGGAAGGGCTTGCAGTGCAGTGCAAATTGCCTGAGGAACAGTTCAGGGCGCTAGCAGTTTCCTCTGCGCTCTGCCGGCTGAATCGCAATTGTCCTTTAGTGCCATctcctgggaaaaaaagagatattTCCAGCCTTGTGAGCCCGCCTCGCTGTTCTGCCTCATCTCCTGCAGGGATTTCCTGCCCTCCCTTAGGCTGGCCTCCTGGTTTGTCCGGCCCCATCTTCAGGATGTTGAGGCCCAGGAGTGGAATGTGCGTCTCTGCATACCAATGTTTTCTACCCAGCTgaaccctgagcctcctgtgtgCAGGTATTTCAAGTGTAAAGCCATAGGAATattgttcttgtgttgtttattttcCTCCAGCTACTACAAATGCTTTACACTTTGCCTTGAGGTTCTTGCTGTGCCTTGGAAATGTTAAGGATGCTTCATTGGAGGGAAGGGGATGAGCCACAGTCACTTCTTGCTTCTGAATCTCATCCTCCACTGCAGAGATCACGACTTCTTAAGGCAGGCTGTGTTGTTTCAAATGCACAGGGAACAGGAGTCACAGACTGGAATGACCTCCCTCAGGAGTTGCCTTGgaccccagctccagcatgATGTGGGTACTTGGCTTCCTCAtgctttctgcatttctcttcctgctgcccATGAAGGAATCCTTGCGCCTTCCTTTCCTGGGAGACTAATCTAGCATCAGATTGCTTTTTCAGCTGTGCCTGAGTTAGGGTGGAGAGTTTCCTGTCCTTGGTAAATTCCATCCTTCTCTGTGATGGCTGTTAAACCATAACTGCAGGAGTTTGTTAGTCCTTGTGCTGCAGAACAGATACAGTGCTCCCCAGTAAAGCCTTTCCTTTGGTTACCTTCCCTGTTCTCCCGGGTGACAGGCAGATCTACTCTGGCCATTCAGGCTCCTAAAGCTGCCTGACGGATACAAAATACTGACCTGGAGAATCACACAAAACGTAAGGAAAACTTGTAATATCCTTAGCCTGTGTTAATTAATACTGGGCTGAACACTTGCCTGGAACAACAATTTCTGTATTGTCCTGGTGAATTCAGAGGATTGTgatcagcagcacagagtccagctggaggcctgtggccagtggtgttccccacgatcagtactgggtccagttttgttccacgtcttcatcagtgatctggatgaggggattgagtgtaccTTCAGCAAGGTCACGGATGAGACAAAACTGGGAGGGGtagctgacacaccagaaggctgtgctgccatccagtgagatctgcacaggctggagagctgggcaaaggggaacctcttgaagttcagtaaggacaagcaTAgactcctgcatctggggaggacaAATACCAGGCACTAGTACAGGCTAGACGtaatcctgctggaaagcagctccatgcagaAAGACCTCGGAGTCctagttatccatgggacagcaatgcacccttgtggccaagagggccaatggtatcctggggtgcatcaagaaaagtgtctccagcaggtctagggaggttctcctcccctcccctctgccctggtgagaccacactcGAATTCtctatccagttttgggctccccagttcaagagagacaagactggagagagtccaacagagagctacagggatgattaagggactcaAACATctgttctgtgaagaaagactgagagacacggggctgtttagtcttgagaaggctgacaGGGGATCTTActaatgtctacaaatatctgaagagtgggtgtcaagaacaaggagccagtctcttttcagtggtgcccagtaggCAGCCAGCAGGTTGTCAAGAATCACGATGCACTTTTTGCCAGCTAGGGTGATTCCTGTTCGCAGGAACATTTTCTGATCCTGGCCTGTGATCAAGCTTACTTCTTCAGGTGAGGCAGGTATGAAGAGAGCTCTTGGCCCATGATAGCTGCATCTTCAATCTTCCTGTcctccaggatgctgctgaTGCACTGCTTCCACTAATCCATTGTGGCTGGGCTGTCTGAATCCTTCAGAAATGCCCAAAGCCTGAGAGGTTCCTTGTCTCCCACCTGCTGGGTCTTTGGTCTCAGCACACTGACCCTAAAAATTTTGATTTGTGAGTTTGGCTTCAGATCCCTGCAAGTCTGAacggaggagctggaggaagtCAACAGCCAAGGCTCTTGCTTTGACCACGAGGAGACACCTGTGATGACAGCAGCTTTTGCCACTCCAGCCTGTTCTGTGTTGTCACATCTGACTCACAGACAGGTACTCCACAAAGTGACATCCCAATGACTTTTGACAACAAGAGCAAAGTTCTGGGAGAGGCTCTCATGAGTTTGGTAccaagcagctggaggtggcagaCACCCCAAGGTAGCCAAACAGCACAAGACTCCCTGCTCTAACCTCAAGTGCTGTAATTTGCTACTGCCCACACCAGCTTTCCACCTCCAACCACCTGTTTCCCACTTAGCTCAGTCAAATCAAATGgctgaatttcacagaatcatagaatggtttggtttggaagggacctttaaaggtcatctagtcccaaccagGAATATCtttaactggatcaggttgctcaaggccaaccagaccttgaatgtttccagggatggtggggcatctgccaccaatctgggcaacctatgccagtgtttcaccatcctcactgtgaaaaaaacCATCTTCTGTCAATATAAATCTAtcttcttttaatttaaagccattaccccgTGCCCTGTctcaacaggccctgctaaaaagttcACACCTTTCTTCTGTGTCCCCTTGTACTTCAActctgcaataaggtctccccagagccttctttactcagcacctcccactcagcctttcttcacagaagaggtggTTCAGGCCTCTGATCACGtttgtggcccttctccagacccacACCAACAGGTTCACGACCGTCTTgtgctgaaggctgcagagttGGACGCAGTACTctgggtgaggtctcaccacagcGAAGCCAAAAAGTATTTTCACCTACGCCTATCTCTACAGGGTTCGTACCCTTCAGCAACATTGCTCTGAATAACAGCCCGGAGTCTAGAAGAAcagcatctgctgcctctgttttGTCAAGCTGGGTACTGACAGCGTGTGCTCGGTATTTTATTTCCACGCTGGGACTGCACTCTCCCTTCCCCCAGTGCCCTCGGCCCCGTGCAGCGGCAGGTGCCAGGACCACCCCCGCAAGGGCCTCGCTGCCAGTCCCGTTGGACGCCAGGATCGGCGCGGCTGGAGGGAGGCGGTCGCCAGCCCGCGGCCCGCCCCCAGGCCTTGACTTCGGCCCTTTCAGCTGCCgctccgccgccgctgctgGGTCGCCATGAGCGGGGCGCGGGGCGCGGCGGCCTTGTCGCTGCGGGCGGCGCGGCCGCTCTGGCTATGGggggcggcggtggcggcggtgCTGGGCGCCTTGCTGGGGGCCTGGCGCTGGGCTGGCGGGCGGAGCAGGGCGGGGAAGCGCCGCGGCCGTCTGCAGCGGGTGGGGACGGTGCTGAGCCTCTCCGTGTACCCGGTGAAGTCGTGCCGAGGGGTGGCGGTGCGGAAGGCGGAGGTGACGCCCATGGGGCTGCGGAGCGGGGAGCTGCGGGACAGGTACggcgggggcgggcgggggggcgCCGCGCACCTGTCCGGCCCGGGCTGGGGCAGACCCCGCTGCCGGGTCCCGATTCGGGCCCCACGTTTGTTGGGTGTTCTTTTCGGCGCTTTTGAAGAGGCATCCGTTGCGCTGGCACTGCCGTGCCCTCCCCCGGCCGGAGCGCCCTGCGCCTGGCATTGGCCTCTAACATTGTTCCACGTGCGTCTGGCCCTTGCTGCGCTGCAGGTTTTGGCTTGTGACAAAGGAAGACGGGCACATGGTCACAGCTCGCCAGGAGCCGCGGCTGGTCCTCATTTCTATCAGCAGTGAAAATGGGcacatgatcttggaggccccGGATATGAAGCCGCTGTCCGTGCCAGTAAAACTCCCCAGGAAAAACCCCGTGCGGAACTGCAGGTAATCAAGGAAGAGTTTTTCCCCTCCGTTCTCTACAAATACCCTTGCTTACATGCTTTGCTTTTcaagagattgagggagctgggattgcttagcctggtgaagaggaggctcaggggagaccttactgctctctacaactacctgaagggaggttgtagacaggcgggggctggtctcttctcccaggcaatcagcaccagaacaagaggacacagtctcaggctgtgccaggggaggtttaggttggaggtgagaagaaagttttacacacagagagtgattgcccattggaatgtgctgcccggggaggtggtagagtcaccatcactggaggtgtttaggaggagactggatggggtgcttggtgccatggtttagttgattaggtggtgttgggtgataggttggatgcgatgatcttgaaggtctcttccaacctattctattctattctattctattccttgttCAATGATGCCTGAATTGTAGGGCTTCATTTTCCTGATTACATGGCAAAATAGGCAATTTCAAATGGTCTGATTTTACCACTAGAACTGGAGAATAATGTACATTTTATAATGTATCCCCTCTGTGTTTGAAGATGCCTTATGCAGAAATTAGAGGGTGAAAGTTTagtgtttctgtttctttcacCTGCCTCACCATCAGCATCATGGATAGAGAGCTCAGATCAGGGCCTGTACTAACAGGACGAGGAGAAGTGGCTTTAGACTAAACATGAGTGGGTTTAGATCACacataaaaatgtttttattatgatgagagtggtgagacagtaGAGTCAGTTGCCTAGGGAAGTCTTGGATGCCCCATAATTTTAcatgtccaaggccaggttggacagagctttgaacaacctgagccagtggaagatgtccttacccatggcagggaggttggactacatTATCTTTTaaaagtgccttccaacccaaaccattttttgatactgtgaaattctcTGCCATGGTTTATGTACAAACTTACAGGAAACCAGGACTCATTGTCATAACCAAAGGTCTGGATTCGATCTACTAACAACTGGTGAAAACAGATCTCAGGAAAAGATGACACAGTATTCAGAGGTCATACATTCTTAACTGTGATCTTCAGCCTTCATAGAATGTCATGTTTGCACATGTGGTTTACTTCTAGTGATTTCATTTTTGCTTGGATGAGCAATTGCATCTCACAGCCTCAGTCATGCTCATTGGTATTTCTTGGTCACTGCTAGTATATGCATTGGCATTTTTGGGTACACACTGCCCATTTGGAATTAGTGAGGTGTCAGAGTTTAGATTCTTGCACTTCTGTAGGCATTTAACTGAGGTGCCTAAATGAAAAAGTTGGGTGCCAGAAGCTCGCTCTGTGTTCACAGGGAGAAGATGAACAACCCCAAAGAGAGGCCTTTCACTGTAGGTGCTATCTTAAAGGGATTTCAGGTGAATACAAACATAGGCAGAAGGCCTACcgtatcctgggttgcatcaaaagcagtgtgaccagcaggacaagggaggtcattcttcccatctactctgctctcatgagatgccacatggagtactgtgtccagttctggtgtccccagcacaggaaggacagcagactgttggagtgggtccagaggaaggacacaaagatgatgagagggctggagcaccacccTTGTGGGGACAAGCAGCGAGAGTTGAGGCTTTTTAGTTGGAGAAGACTGGGGAAACcgtatagcagccttccagtacctgaaggagtcTACCAGAAAGCTAGGGAGAAACCTTTTTGCAAGGGCTCGTGGTAGTAGGataagggggaatggctttgagctggaagaggttaCATTTGGGgtggatattgggaagaatttttttacagtgagggaggTGAGGCACTGCAGCGGGTtatccagagaagttgtgggtgactcctccctggaggtgttcaaggccaggttggacagggtcttgagcaacctggtctagtggaaggtgtccctgtccatggtaggGGGTtagagctagatgatcttttaaggtcccttccaacccgaagcattctatgatttagttgTGTGCCTAGGGGGTTGTGTATGAATGCAGGCCTGGGTATTTTATGCATGTATTGAAATTCATGCTGGAAATTGCCAGAGGGAAGCAAAAAAACCTCTACCAAAAATAGCAACTAATATGTAAAACTATTTAGTAACTGTGTAGAGCGTTAGACCCTACAAAGTTACTGGTAAGTGTTTGGATAGCAGAGAAAGTTAATGTGCCAGCTGCTATGATTAAAACTAAAAGAGTGCTGCAAAGGAACTGCATTTGTTATCTTTTAGCATAAATCTGTTGCTTTGGAAATCCTTGATCAGCACAGCTCAGTATCTCTGTTTATATAAGATAAGGCAGGTGCAAGTTACAAATGATACCATTTCTCCTGGAGAAACAGGTCAGTGTTTTACAAATCCACCCAGATGCCTGCCTGTTAGTCAATGACATACACTACAAAACCATGCAGTTTTCAAGGTGTCTTTCCAAAACTTGTTGTGCCATTAGAAAAACATTTAAGGTAGACTAAATACATTTCAGTAATAAAAAATTGCCTTGGATTTTCCTGTTCTAGAtctttatttcctcttctcttgatttttttaaccttggtcatagaattgttttggttggaaaagacttccaagatcactgagtccaactgtcaacttAAGATGaccacagccattaaaatacatcccacagtgccatgtccacgcatttctggaacaccttcaggcatggtgactccaccactttcctgggtaacctattccaAAGCCTGaacactctttcagtaaagaaatatttcctaatatccaatctaacccttccctggcacaatttcaggccatttcctcatgttCTATCACCTGTTactacagagaagagaccaaccctcatctctctacaacctccttttaggcaCCCTCTGGCTTTAAAGTTGTTAGCATTTGGGAATGCAAATAATCAAAATTAAGATGCATGTAAATGGACTTTAAAAGTTACCAAGTTGTTTGGTGTTGTAGGTGGCATCACAGGATATGAAATCAGCAATACCCATGTCAAAACATTACCTTCTCAGGAGGAATCATGAGATTTTGTATGACTCTGGTGTGCTTAAGCCATTGGCCATTTGTCAGCTCAAGGCTGATTCTTTCTGACCCATTCAGCCACTGTAAGAATGTGGTTTAAGAGTAGTACCATACTCAAGCCAAGTGAAGATTTGGCTTTTGTTGCTAgattctcctcttccagctcgtGAGTGGAGGTAGCTTACTGCATGGTGTGCTCTGCTGGCAAGGCCCTCTGCACAGATTTGTATGTATTCTGCCCAGGGCAAAGCATGATGCTTTCAGATTGGTGCTGGCTTGTGCCTGGCAGCTGAGGTAATGCAGTGGTGCATCTGGTTGCAAAAGCCTGTACAGATGCTGATCCTTAAAACTGGTATGTCCAGTTGCAGGCTTCACCTGGTTATTCACCAGCTTGTGTTTGGGGGAGTCAAGGGTAGGACTGAAGCCATTGTGCAGGCACAGTTTCTATTTGTGCAAACATCAGAGGGTTTGCATAGCCCTCTGGTTAAGAAGCCTTGTGTTCTTCATTGCTGTCCTGGTCAGTATCCATTGCATTACCTTAATTGAGTGATCTGTTCCCATGGATCCCTATACCACCGAGTGCTCAGGATAGGCCTGCCTTATGGGTGGAAAAGAGCAATGCTGGAAGTTGTAAGACCACCTCTGTTGTCCTGCCAGACAGAAGGCACACAGGGACTGAGagtgaggggaggagagaggtaGTTGAATGCTGTATTAGGCTATGGCATTtagtccctgcctgtgccacagaGTTCTTAAAGGGATCCCAGCAAACAGAGCAGGGATGTTTCTGCCAGCAGCCTACTGATTCATCTCTCACTGTGGTGAGTAAAGGAGGGCTCCTAGGATCTGGGCTCAAGCTAGATGAACTGCCTGAGCATTTCTATGCTTTAAGTTGTCCTGGAGATGATTGCAGAGGTAGAGGAAACTGCAGTGCATTTGAGTCAAAATTGCTACTTTGGAGAGAGTTTAGGATCAGCTTTGAAGTTTATTGCAAGGTTGACTCGAGGGCTATCTTTTCATTGCAGGGAGGTGTTTCTTGCGTAAACTTGTTTGTGTTCTGCTGCCAGTGGCTTTATGCCCTGTGGACTTTGCTTCCATTGTAAATCTTTAAACTCTTTTAAGATAACTGAGCTATCCTATATGCTGAGTTTGAGCTGAAGAGGTTCACTCagctctggctaaatgtttacaGCACTAACATCTGAAGGAGAGTTTCCTTAACAATCAGGGACACCTACAAGTGATAACATTTCTGAATGTCAGTTACAGTAACATGCCACATCCTTTCAAACTGTCATTCATTTTCTGAAATTAACTGCTTTTGATATGATTTCTGGGCAGAAATCTTCTGATGTTGCTGTGGCATGCAAGTGGAAGAGCAGACACTTTTTTTTGCTTGAAAAGTATGGCAGAGGGGTAGGTTTGTTACTGGTCATTGATGTGACAGTTAGGTCTGGACACCTAAGGGCTCATTCTTTAAGCAGCTGATATTATCTAGCTGTATCCATGTTACTTAGCTTTCAAAACAAGGCCATGAGGAGATTGcgtgctggggaagggccttgTGCCAAATTCAGAAGCCAGCTGCCacctcagtatcacagtatcacagtatcactaaggttggaagagacctcgaggatcatcgagtccaacctgtcaccacagacctcatgactagaccatggcactaagtgccacatccaatcccctcttgaacgcctccagggacggcgactccaccacctccctgggcagcacattccaatgatgaacgactctctctgtgaagaactttctcctcacctcgagtctaaacctcccctggcgcagcttgagactgtgtccccttgttctggtgctggttgcctgggagaagagaccaaccccttcctggctacaaccacctttcaggtagttgtagagggcaatgaggtcacccctgagcctcctcttctccaggctaaacaatcccagctccctcagcctctcctcatagggcttgtgctcaaggcctctccccagccttgttgcccttctctggacacgttcaagtgtctcaatgtccttcttaaactgaggggcccagaactggacacaggactcaaggtgtggcctaaccaacgcagagtacaggggcacaatgacttccttgctcctgctggccacactgttcctaatgcaggccaggatgccattggccctcttggccacctgggcacactgctggctcatgtttaggcagctgtcaatcagcacccccaggtccctctctgtttgggagctctccagatactctgaccccagcctgtagctctccatggggttgccgtggccaaagtgcagcacccagcacttggacttgttgaatgccatccccaCCTCGTTATAATCCAGGCAGTTTGTTTACTCTGTCTTGCTGCTACTACTACTACAGCAAGCTGTGTGCCAGTGAACAATAAGCATGTTTGAGCCTTCAGCTTTCTGGCTAACTGGCTGATGTGTCTTGTCACCCTTCAGAGTGTTTGGAGTGGATATTCAAGGTAGGGACTGTGGAGACGAAGTGGCTCAGTGGATCACCGCTTTCCTGAATTCAGAGCCGTATCGCCTGGTGCACTTTGAGCCCTCCATGTTGCCAAGAAAGTCAAAGGACATGATAAACCTTTTCCGAACCACAGATGAGGTAAATGAATGTTCTTTTTCTCAGAAGTACTTTCTTGTAGCTGTTTTCCACCCATCAAAACATGCCCATTACATCACTGATGACTGAGCCCAGTTCAGCAAGGCGTGTTGTTGTCTGCTTGTACCACATGAATCTTGAGCCTCATCCTCTTCTATGCTGATGCTGCTTAAATGTTGCTTTAAACCTGTTCTgagttatcacagtatcactaaggttggaagagacctcaatatcatcgagtccaatatCTTCCATTCTCAGCTAAAGAATCTAATACTGCTAGTCAgagagagtagagtagagtagagtagaatagaatagaatagaatagaatagaatagaattaaccaggttggaagagaactttgagatcatccagtccaacctatcacccaacaccatctaatcaactaaaccatggcaccaagcaccccatccagtctcttcctaaactcctccagtgatggtgacttcaccacctccctgggcagcccattccaatggccaataactctttctatgaagaacttattcctaacatccagcctaaacctcccctggcacagcatgagactgtgtcttctcgTTCTGTcataggttgcctgggagaagagaccaacccccacctggctaccacctcccttcaagtagttgtaggcagcaataaggtctgccctgagcctccttttgtccaggctaagcaaccccagctccctcagtctctcctcatagggcttgtgctccaaacccctccccagctttgttgcccttctctggacacattccagcaagtcaacatctttcctaaaagaAGAACTGTTACATTGCAGAGTAGCATTCCTTTTGTGCTTCAGTGAATAGAAAAAAGTTAAGACTGTGTAAGACACAGAAGACTAGGTTTCAGCAAAAGGGATGTCACATTAGGAGGGATGACATTCAGGCATCCAAGCACGTGAAGAGAGTGAAATTGGTTCTTTGATTATTTCAGCACATCTTGGTGGTGTTGTAAAGGCTTGTCTGATGAGAGACATGTAAGAGAAAGACAGGAGGAGGGCTATACACTAAAGTTCTTGCCAGGATTGATCTCTTTTAATGCTGTGAAAGTAGCATACATTGGAGTTTTCTTTCAGTATTGGTCATTGGCTCTGTTGGCTACAGTGGCAGCCTTCTCACTGCCAAGCAAACTTGGGCTGACAAATGGACAGTTGCAATTTAGTACTGCTATTCTGTGTGTGGAACTCCCCCTGGTGGTGTGATAAGCTGGAGCCATTATTTAGCATAAACCAAAACGCTTAGTTGATTGTAGTCAACCAGATAAATTCAGCAAGTCCACAAACATTTTAAGTACCTTTCATAACTTGCCCTAACATTACCTCTGCCTGTAACACCTATAATAAATGCCTGAGACATGCATGCAGTATTATTGTGGAAGAAGTTGGGATAGCTTACAGAGTTCTGGTTTTATTCTGTAAGTGAggtttatttttacattttgaGCAAATCAGACCTGCTGTGGTTGCTGAAATAGGAAAGGCCATGCTAGTTTACTTTTTAACCTGCTCCCAGGACGTGAATGCAGCAGCCCCAACAGTCAGGTTAATAGGTGGACAGTAACATTCCTCCTGTGCTCTTTACAGCAGCTTCCACAGCAGCCTTAGTATTTGCTTGTGTTTGTATAGGTTGCCTATCCAGACTGTAGCCCTGTCTTGATCATCTCAGAAGCTTCACTGGAAGATTTAAataccaggctggagaagaaagtTAAGATAGAGAACTTCAGGCCAAACATTCTTGTGACAGATTGCAGTGCTTTTGAGGAGGTAAACTACCTGTCTTAAGTATATTTTTGAAGGCTTGAATGTGTTTCTTTTAATTCAGTTTCCttgtgtgatgggttaggaGAGCTGCTATTGTgtggttggtggtggtgtggtttaAAAAATTGTTACATTGGTTTTTAACCCTTAAAGttattttttaaatctatttttattttgggggggttaaCTATTTaaaattggttttatttttgccttctgaaagttttgcctttttaaaaaaagaagttgtgggggtttaagattttttttatcCCCCCTTCAGTGAGGAGGTTTCTTTAAAGTAGTACCAtactgtagaatagaattaaccaggttggaaaagacctttgagatcatcaaatccaacctatcacccaacaccatctaatcaactaaatcatggcaccaagcaccccatccagtctcttcctaagcacttccagtgatggtgactccactacctccctgggcagccattccaatagccaatcactctttctgtgaagaacttcttcctaacatccagcctaaacctcccctggcacagcttgagactgtgtcctcttgttctggtgctggttgcctgggagaagagaccaacccccacctggctatgacctcccttcaggtagttgtagacagcaataaggtctgccctgagcctcctcttctccaggctaagcaaccccagctccctcagcctctcctcacagggctgtgctccaaacccctccccagctttgttgcccttctctggacatgttccagcagctccacatctttcctaaactgaggggcccagaactggacacaggactcaaggtgtggcctaaccagtgctgagtacagggcaaaatgacttccctgctcctgctggccacactgttcctgatccaggccaggatgccattggccttcttggccacctgggcacactgcaggctcatgttcagcttactatcaaccagtacccccaggtccctttctgcctggccactctccagccactctgaccccagcctgcatgggattgttgtggccaatgtgtagaacccagcacttagatgtgttaaatctcatgcccttggactctgcccatctgtccagcctgtaaCTGCACTTACTTTGAAGGTTCAAGTAAAGATGATGATCTGAAGTGGTACTGCTGCTTCTAGGAAGGACTGTGCCACTCCTGGACAAATGGTTGCATGTGGATGTTTATAATGTGTACATGATGTTATCTTCC harbors:
- the LOC104299881 gene encoding mitochondrial amidoxime reducing component 2, whose translation is MSGARGAAALSLRAARPLWLWGAAVAAVLGALLGAWRWAGGRSRAGKRRGRLQRVGTVLSLSVYPVKSCRGVAVRKAEVTPMGLRSGELRDRFWLVTKEDGHMVTARQEPRLVLISISSENGHMILEAPDMKPLSVPVKLPRKNPVRNCRVFGVDIQGRDCGDEVAQWITAFLNSEPYRLVHFEPSMLPRKSKDMINLFRTTDEVAYPDCSPVLIISEASLEDLNTRLEKKVKIENFRPNILVTDCSAFEEDTWEEIFIGNVELRGTVCCARCILTTVNPDTGVMDRKEPLETLKSYRLCDPSEKHLYKSSPLFGRYFAVDKTGTIQVGDPVYRMVQQ